Proteins found in one Schistocerca piceifrons isolate TAMUIC-IGC-003096 unplaced genomic scaffold, iqSchPice1.1 HiC_scaffold_1746, whole genome shotgun sequence genomic segment:
- the LOC124737633 gene encoding piggyBac transposable element-derived protein 4-like, which translates to MFRRGLSDAEIADLINHSDTLDNVESDSDDSECNGVFEEDEIDDSLSSDEDENDVEGVASNPAAVPYPKDSEWTAVDTYRPLPVNTTPRQILVDIDESSSVLDCSKVFLTDSDVNELKRQTNLYASQTIQKKRRGNNLKPHSVLSSWKPVTISEMRRFLGIIFHMCVSKKPKIADHWSTNPVLSCNFCPHVMSRLRFTQILSCLHLVDNSNQKKPGEDGFHPLYKVLPYYNNLKERCIQAYRPSEKVTIDEGICPFRGRVSFRVYMQNKPHKYGLKVYAVAEASSGYVVNFEVYAGKHIVDNSSSAVILRLLSDSSLLNKGHTVYLDRFYSSPELFQQLAEKGTGAVGTVNKSRKGLPKDLVSATLKKGEMSFRRKDNVLAMKWKDKRDVYTLSTRHQATFGTHTKRNGSVVLKPLQVLDYNLNKIGVDIGDQRLQYNPFQHRTVKWWRKLYFHLLLMGVSNAFWLYNAVHRKKITITDFITVLAVQLVEDDTLEFIPRNEGTVGRLTKRHFLQHIPATTKKYAARVCHVCSSRSKKQSGKASRKETRYECEQCGVALCLEPCFKIFHTKKQYDSV; encoded by the exons atgtttcggcgcggtttatcagacgcagaaattgcggatttgatcaatcatagcgacactctggataatgtagagagtgattcagacgattctgaatgcaatggtgtgtttgaag aagacgagattgatgacagtttgtcttcagatgaagacgagaatgatgttgaaggtgttgcttcaaatccagcagctgtgccgtatccgaaagacagtgagtggactgcagttgacacctaccgacctctgcctgtcaacacgacacccaggcagatactagtggatattgatgagtcgagttctgtactggattgcagtaaagtgttccttactgacagtgacgtaaatgaactcaagagacagacaaatttgtatgcatcacagacaatacagaagaaaagaagaggaaataatctgaagccccattcagttttgagttcgtggaagccagtgactataagtgagatgaggcgtttcttgggtattattttccacatgtgtgtttcgaaaaagcccaaaattgcggaccattggagcactaatcctgttcttagttgtaacttttgtccccatgtcatgagccgtttgcgtttcactcagatactgtcatgcttgcatcttgttgacaattcaaatcagaaaaaaccaggcgaagatggatttcatccactttacaaagttttgccatattataataatttgaaggagcgatgtatccaggcatatcgtccctcagaaaaagtgacaattgatgaaggaatttgcccatttcgaggtcgtgtgagtttccgtgtttacatgcaaaataagcctcataagtatggactgaaagtatatgctgttgctgaagccagtagtggctatgttgtaaattttgaagtttatgctggtaagcatattgttgacaattcttcgtctgcggttattttgcgattgttgtctgacagcagcttgctgaacaaaggccacactgtgtatttagatcgattttattccagtccagagctatttcagcaactggcagagaaaggcactggagctgttggtactgtgaacaaatccaggaaaggattgcctaaagatttagtatctgctacgctgaaaaagggcgaaatgtcttttcggcgtaaagataatgtattggcaatgaagtggaaagataagagagatgtgtatacattgtctacaaggcatcaagcaacatttggtacgcatactaagagaaatgggtctgtagtattgaaaccacttcaggtacttgattacaacctcaataaaattggagtggatattggagaccaacgcctgcagtacaatccgttccagcacagaactgtgaaatggtggcgaaaattatatttccatttgctgcttatgggagtatcaaatgcattttggctgtacaatgcagtgcacaggaagaaaattacaataacagactttataacagtgcttgcagttcagcttgttgaagacgacacacttgaattcattccaagaaatgaaggaactgtaggtcggctaacaaagagacattttttgcagcacatacctgcaactactaagaagtatgctgctcgtgtgtgtcacgtgtgcagttccaggagcaagaaacagagtggcaaggcttctcgcaaagagacacgatacgaatgtgaacagtgtggcgttgcactctgcctggaaccttgctttaaaattttccacactaaaaaacaatatgattctgtgtga